A window of Candidatus Saccharimonadales bacterium contains these coding sequences:
- the xseA gene encoding exodeoxyribonuclease VII large subunit, giving the protein MEEFVLTPAECLALINQTLEIAYPTVTVEGEIASFKLSQGKYVFFDLKDDEVTLSCFMMAWTLRQPLEDGMRVRVLAKPRLTKWGKFSLNIDQVMPVGEGSIKKAFELLKAKLEAEGLLDESRKRQLPHFPLRIGLIASVESAGYVDFMKILNARWRGLEIEVANVQVQGLLAIDQNIAAVKYFNEQAHPVEVLVMVRGGGSADDLAVYNDELLARAIAASRIPTLVGVGHEVDTSLADLVCDLRAATPSNAAQLLVPDQREVSQQVKYLRDQIQRNMSLHIDTMRNQITNAQQILMRALRLDDKQLAVTVLVDRLVAAEGYKMGETRQKLRGLERVLRQVDPNVVLQRGYALVRGTGGKVISSGTHLKEGDMIQVRLRDASIESEVKGVKFG; this is encoded by the coding sequence ATGGAAGAGTTCGTCTTAACACCCGCCGAATGCCTGGCCTTAATTAATCAGACGCTAGAGATAGCTTACCCGACGGTTACCGTTGAAGGTGAGATTGCTTCGTTTAAGCTGAGCCAGGGTAAGTATGTCTTCTTTGACCTGAAAGACGATGAAGTGACGCTTAGCTGCTTCATGATGGCTTGGACACTACGACAACCTCTTGAAGATGGCATGCGAGTTCGGGTTCTGGCTAAACCTCGTCTCACTAAATGGGGCAAGTTTAGTCTCAACATCGACCAAGTGATGCCAGTCGGTGAGGGGAGTATCAAGAAAGCCTTCGAGTTACTCAAGGCCAAGTTAGAAGCAGAAGGCTTGCTAGACGAGAGTCGCAAGCGACAACTCCCACATTTTCCGCTCCGCATTGGCCTGATTGCTTCTGTTGAATCGGCAGGCTACGTTGATTTCATGAAGATACTCAACGCTCGTTGGCGAGGGCTAGAGATAGAAGTAGCTAACGTTCAGGTGCAAGGGTTGCTAGCAATTGACCAAAATATTGCCGCCGTTAAGTATTTCAACGAGCAGGCTCATCCAGTTGAAGTACTCGTTATGGTGAGGGGCGGAGGAAGTGCAGACGATCTAGCTGTCTATAATGATGAACTGTTGGCCCGGGCGATTGCAGCAAGCCGGATTCCGACTCTGGTTGGAGTTGGACATGAGGTAGACACTTCACTTGCGGACCTCGTATGTGACCTCCGCGCGGCAACACCGAGTAATGCTGCACAACTTCTGGTCCCTGACCAGAGAGAAGTGTCTCAACAGGTAAAGTACCTGCGAGACCAGATCCAACGAAATATGTCTCTCCACATCGATACCATGCGCAATCAGATAACGAATGCTCAACAGATCTTGATGCGTGCACTGCGCCTAGACGATAAACAGTTAGCCGTAACAGTATTAGTGGATAGGCTCGTGGCGGCGGAGGGCTACAAAATGGGTGAGACTAGGCAGAAACTACGTGGATTGGAACGAGTCCTTCGTCAAGTAGATCCGAATGTTGTTTTACAGCGAGGTTATGCGCTGGTGCGGGGTACGGGTGGTAAAGTAATTTCATCTGGCACTCATTTGAAAGAAGGAGATATGATACAAGTAAGACTGCGCGATGCGTCAATCGAAAGTGAGGTCAAAGGTGTCAAATTCGGATGA
- the recO gene encoding DNA repair protein RecO, giving the protein MPYRQYRTNGLVIRRVDYGEADRILTLLTPEHGKVGAIAKGVRKSKSRLAGSIEFFAESIFTLVEGRGELDVVSSARLEHFYGNIMRDYDRLEFGYEAIKLLHKSTEDLLGPEFYQLLKHTFIYLDNTRIPPGVVEVWFRLHLEDILGRLPSLERDAVGDRLLPEQCYVFEPNERGLVSSPRGDLTADHIKLLRLAEKHSPAVLAQVADVGTLLPACLNFVRLASAQ; this is encoded by the coding sequence ATGCCGTATCGGCAGTACCGAACGAATGGCCTCGTCATACGTCGCGTAGATTACGGCGAAGCCGATCGAATTTTGACCTTATTGACGCCTGAACATGGCAAGGTGGGAGCGATCGCGAAGGGGGTCCGCAAGAGTAAGAGCAGACTAGCTGGCAGTATTGAGTTCTTTGCGGAGAGCATCTTCACACTCGTCGAAGGGAGAGGTGAGCTAGATGTTGTCTCGTCGGCGCGGCTCGAACACTTCTACGGTAACATCATGCGCGACTATGACCGTCTGGAGTTTGGCTACGAAGCGATCAAGTTACTGCATAAAAGTACGGAAGATCTTCTAGGGCCCGAATTTTATCAGTTGCTCAAACATACTTTCATCTATCTAGATAACACCAGAATCCCTCCGGGGGTCGTCGAAGTTTGGTTTAGGCTGCATCTCGAAGATATACTCGGGCGCTTACCCTCACTTGAACGTGATGCAGTGGGGGATAGGCTCCTTCCTGAGCAGTGCTACGTCTTTGAACCGAACGAAAGAGGTTTAGTGAGTAGCCCACGAGGTGATCTAACTGCCGATCACATAAAACTACTACGCTTGGCTGAGAAACACTCGCCAGCCGTGCTGGCACAAGTGGCAGACGTCGGCACACTTTTGCCAGCATGCTTAAACTTCGTTCGCCTTGCGAGCGCTCAGTAG
- a CDS encoding HAMP domain-containing sensor histidine kinase has product MNVQQPISPLIAAAHELKTPLLLINGLSTHLLNHGKLNPDQREMLERILLSSGYSLRLAESLVDSYQVAQAQFEFPLEPVNVSQVVEEVVHELTPYSKKIDREIITSLRQRNDMVVAHKTFFGEVVYSLLDNALRHGKGKGKIVITNRQHREFSRLTIRNEGAVLSQRDLSQLERNLGTYLEAAPSLGGTSGIGLYIARQLVGAMSGKLGLERKPSHTGVYVDLLSSQQLSFLSP; this is encoded by the coding sequence GTGAACGTACAACAGCCAATCTCGCCGTTGATTGCAGCGGCCCATGAGTTAAAGACGCCCCTGCTCCTTATAAACGGCCTCTCAACCCATCTTCTTAATCACGGTAAGCTCAACCCGGACCAGCGCGAGATGCTCGAACGTATCCTGCTCTCGTCTGGATACAGCCTTCGTTTGGCCGAAAGCCTAGTCGATAGCTACCAAGTGGCTCAAGCGCAATTTGAATTTCCCCTCGAACCAGTCAACGTATCTCAGGTTGTCGAAGAGGTTGTCCACGAACTCACTCCATACAGCAAGAAAATCGATCGCGAGATTATTACCTCGCTTCGTCAGCGGAATGACATGGTTGTAGCTCATAAGACTTTCTTTGGTGAGGTTGTTTATAGCCTGCTAGACAACGCCCTTCGTCATGGCAAGGGCAAAGGTAAGATAGTGATAACCAACAGGCAACATCGCGAGTTCTCAAGACTTACAATCCGTAACGAGGGGGCTGTTCTAAGCCAGAGAGACCTGAGCCAGCTTGAACGGAATCTGGGAACATACTTGGAAGCCGCGCCAAGCTTAGGAGGCACTAGCGGCATCGGCCTCTATATCGCTCGCCAGCTAGTGGGTGCGATGAGCGGAAAGCTTGGATTAGAGCGGAAACCGAGCCACACTGGAGTATACGTTGACCTGCTCAGCTCACAACAACTATCATTTCTTAGCCCATGA
- a CDS encoding response regulator: MKNKRRVLIIEGDPWLADLYRVTLESKFEVGVAGDVPEAIDAIEVKAPEAIVLDLTLPEYNGVALLHELRSHPYYSKIPVILHSAIHPERCALNRNQWHQYGVVDYVYKMDSSMQTLVVAVERLF; encoded by the coding sequence ATGAAGAACAAACGCCGCGTTCTGATCATAGAAGGTGATCCGTGGCTTGCAGATTTGTACCGCGTCACTCTCGAATCGAAATTTGAAGTGGGAGTTGCTGGTGATGTTCCAGAGGCTATCGATGCAATCGAGGTCAAAGCTCCTGAGGCCATCGTTCTTGACCTAACACTACCCGAATATAATGGCGTCGCACTGTTACACGAACTCCGATCACATCCTTACTATTCAAAAATCCCGGTTATTCTGCATAGCGCTATACATCCAGAGCGCTGCGCCTTGAACCGAAACCAATGGCATCAGTATGGGGTTGTTGACTACGTCTACAAGATGGATTCATCGATGCAGACACTTGTGGTGGCGGTTGAGAGGCTCTTCTAA
- a CDS encoding CDP-archaeol synthase gives MYKQIIFALWVFIPAGLANATPVFLAKFRVLKFLDKPMDFGKKLRGKPILGANKTWRGLLGAMVVSSLVFWLQRFAYMHHHWAITASRGINYAHLNPWVVGPAFGFGALVGDAIESFFKRQIGIESGHTWFPFDQIDYVIGGLLAISPFIRMSFYEYLFILLVWFLLHLVTVWVGYLTGFRERPI, from the coding sequence ATGTATAAACAGATCATCTTCGCGTTATGGGTCTTTATACCCGCTGGTCTCGCAAACGCAACACCGGTCTTCTTGGCCAAGTTCAGAGTACTAAAATTTCTGGATAAGCCAATGGACTTCGGCAAGAAGTTGAGGGGTAAGCCAATATTGGGTGCCAATAAGACGTGGCGTGGCCTACTCGGAGCGATGGTAGTTTCGAGTCTTGTTTTTTGGCTCCAGAGATTCGCTTATATGCATCATCATTGGGCGATTACAGCTTCTAGAGGTATTAACTATGCGCATCTCAACCCTTGGGTCGTCGGTCCTGCTTTTGGTTTTGGCGCTCTTGTGGGAGATGCCATCGAAAGTTTCTTCAAGCGTCAGATAGGTATTGAATCCGGGCATACTTGGTTTCCATTTGACCAGATCGACTACGTGATTGGCGGCCTTCTGGCGATAAGTCCGTTTATCCGGATGAGCTTTTATGAATATCTCTTCATCCTTCTGGTCTGGTTCTTGCTTCATCTCGTCACAGTTTGGGTGGGCTACTTGACCGGTTTTAGAGAGCGACCGATATAG
- a CDS encoding lysylphosphatidylglycerol synthase transmembrane domain-containing protein, producing MKRKILLNIITLGALVILIVLMRHQFSQVYSHLSKLSLIPLALLIPLELSNYWAEAKMCQEYFFVLGDKVRIWELMKASFELNFVNIVFPTGGVSGFSYFALRMKPLGIKTAHSTMVQGARFVLTFITYVPLLFLGMLLLAIVGKANYLTIFIGSSITTLTIVGTIIMIYIVSNRRRVQTVTAFVPKIVNWAVRHFYRNKEHEVISVEKVERVFGELHDDYLEITSDLSQLRKTFFWALMNNVTELAVIYMAFVAEGHWINPGAIIIAYAVANFAGLISTFSGIGLYEFLMTGIMASAGVPAALALSATLVYRVVNIVVFVPVGYYFYRQFLREKNTL from the coding sequence ATGAAACGCAAGATCCTGCTGAATATCATTACTCTTGGCGCGCTCGTGATCCTGATAGTGCTCATGCGGCACCAGTTTTCACAAGTCTATAGCCACTTAAGCAAACTTAGTCTCATCCCTCTTGCTTTACTGATTCCCTTGGAACTCAGCAACTATTGGGCTGAAGCCAAGATGTGTCAGGAGTACTTCTTCGTCCTTGGTGACAAGGTTCGTATATGGGAACTGATGAAGGCTTCGTTTGAGCTCAACTTTGTTAATATTGTCTTCCCGACTGGGGGAGTTTCAGGCTTCTCGTACTTTGCCCTTCGCATGAAGCCGCTTGGTATCAAGACAGCTCACTCAACGATGGTGCAGGGGGCTCGCTTTGTTCTGACCTTCATTACCTACGTACCACTGCTCTTTCTCGGTATGCTCCTACTCGCCATTGTTGGTAAAGCAAACTATTTAACAATCTTCATCGGCTCGTCGATTACGACACTGACAATTGTCGGCACGATTATCATGATCTATATCGTTAGCAACAGGCGGCGGGTACAGACGGTGACGGCTTTCGTCCCCAAGATAGTCAACTGGGCAGTTCGCCACTTCTATCGCAATAAGGAACACGAAGTCATCAGTGTTGAGAAAGTGGAGCGAGTCTTTGGTGAACTCCACGATGACTACCTCGAAATCACCAGTGACCTTTCACAGTTAAGAAAGACGTTCTTTTGGGCGTTGATGAACAATGTGACTGAGTTGGCGGTTATCTATATGGCCTTTGTCGCAGAAGGTCACTGGATCAACCCGGGAGCTATCATCATTGCCTATGCGGTTGCTAACTTTGCTGGGCTTATCTCGACTTTCAGCGGTATTGGCCTTTATGAATTTTTAATGACTGGTATCATGGCCTCCGCTGGGGTACCCGCCGCTTTAGCCCTTTCGGCAACCTTGGTCTACCGGGTAGTTAATATCGTGGTCTTTGTGCCTGTTGGCTACTATTTCTACCGTCAGTTTCTGAGAGAGAAGAATACGCTTTAA
- the xseB gene encoding exodeoxyribonuclease VII small subunit, which translates to MSNSDDKKGSFEEKLKELELIVSWFESEDVDLDKSMKKFEQGMQLAKELEKELKEAENKVEVIKRKFAQSTE; encoded by the coding sequence GTGTCAAATTCGGATGATAAAAAAGGTAGCTTCGAGGAGAAGCTCAAAGAGCTTGAACTGATTGTCAGTTGGTTTGAATCTGAAGATGTTGATCTAGATAAGAGCATGAAAAAGTTCGAGCAAGGCATGCAACTCGCTAAAGAGCTTGAAAAAGAACTCAAGGAGGCCGAGAACAAGGTCGAGGTCATCAAGCGGAAGTTTGCTCAGAGTACAGAGTAG
- a CDS encoding glycine--tRNA ligase produces MSDVKMDDIISLAKRRGFVYPGSEIYGGMAGMYDFGPYGVELLNNLKKAWWKEQVYDRDDFYGLDSAIFKEPKVWDASGHTSGFSDPLAECKNCHMRIRVDKELERVGVKADEKMSEEELNVLFDKNRDKIPCPNCGHKEFGPVRAFNLLVKTNMGDLSGDPDLKHPVYLPGEACQGIYLNFKNVVDTTPAKIPFGIAQIGKAFRNEISPRNFLFRTREMEQADTQYFVRPHENKEAYERIKKARFDWYIKMGIKAENLRWHQHDNLVFYASDAWDIEYNFPSYGFDELEGVHDRTDYDLTQHSKFSGTDLSYVDPVSREKYIPWILETSVGMGRMFLAFLSDAYHVEELNGEQRVVLKLNPELSPVKVAVSPLLKNKPELVEKAAEIHTLLKGEFGAVAWDDNGNIGKRYRRQDEIGTPYCVTIDFQTLEDGTVTVRDRDTTEQKRIAKNELVDNLKAAIR; encoded by the coding sequence ATGAGTGACGTAAAAATGGACGACATTATCAGTCTGGCCAAGCGACGAGGTTTTGTGTACCCCGGAAGCGAGATATACGGCGGGATGGCTGGTATGTACGACTTCGGCCCATACGGCGTAGAGTTACTCAACAATCTCAAGAAGGCATGGTGGAAAGAGCAAGTCTACGACCGTGATGACTTTTATGGTCTCGACTCTGCAATATTTAAAGAGCCAAAGGTCTGGGACGCATCAGGTCACACTAGCGGTTTTTCCGACCCGCTTGCTGAGTGCAAGAACTGCCATATGCGTATCCGCGTTGATAAAGAGCTTGAGAGAGTCGGGGTAAAAGCCGATGAAAAGATGAGTGAAGAGGAGCTCAATGTGCTCTTTGATAAAAACCGTGACAAGATCCCGTGTCCGAATTGCGGCCACAAAGAATTTGGGCCGGTTCGTGCTTTCAACTTGTTGGTAAAGACTAATATGGGTGACTTGAGCGGCGATCCAGACCTGAAACATCCAGTATATTTGCCGGGTGAAGCGTGCCAAGGTATCTATCTTAATTTTAAGAATGTCGTTGATACCACGCCAGCCAAGATACCATTCGGCATCGCACAGATTGGTAAAGCATTTCGTAACGAAATATCTCCACGCAATTTCCTTTTCCGTACACGCGAAATGGAGCAGGCTGATACGCAGTACTTTGTACGCCCTCATGAGAACAAAGAGGCGTATGAGCGCATCAAAAAGGCTCGATTCGATTGGTATATCAAAATGGGTATCAAGGCCGAGAACTTACGTTGGCACCAGCACGATAATCTAGTGTTCTATGCGTCTGATGCATGGGATATTGAATACAACTTCCCATCCTATGGGTTTGATGAACTAGAAGGCGTACATGATCGCACCGATTACGATCTGACTCAACACTCTAAGTTCTCAGGGACCGATTTATCGTATGTCGATCCGGTTTCGCGAGAGAAGTACATTCCTTGGATTCTAGAAACGTCAGTGGGTATGGGGCGTATGTTCTTAGCGTTTCTGAGTGACGCATATCATGTGGAGGAATTGAATGGGGAGCAACGTGTTGTGCTCAAGCTCAATCCGGAGTTGTCACCTGTAAAGGTTGCAGTTAGCCCGTTACTGAAGAATAAGCCAGAGCTCGTTGAAAAAGCAGCCGAAATACATACCCTGCTTAAGGGAGAATTTGGGGCTGTCGCCTGGGACGACAACGGTAATATTGGGAAGCGTTATCGTCGTCAGGATGAGATTGGGACACCATACTGTGTCACTATCGATTTCCAGACACTTGAAGATGGCACGGTGACCGTCCGCGATAGGGATACTACAGAGCAGAAGCGGATTGCAAAGAACGAACTTGTCGACAACCTCAAAGCGGCAATTCGATAA
- a CDS encoding sugar phosphate nucleotidyltransferase gives MDKQINTAIIMTAGWGTRWLPLTKAVEKYMVPLGSRPVIDWKVQECVDAGITHIIFVVNEQHAQLKRYFSPRPVLENYLEQKGKNKWLDEIRQPQYKGIKFDYIVQPSVGIYGTAVPLNIGYDLVSEGETIAVFNADDTTFRTDGTNEVTDFFKSWRESEASNAIMVTKLDIEDAPKYGVVAHTDDGDFIEIVEQPTVEVAKTIQNPTKNINDFIFGPEVRRICKEYIETKEDDGKEYRITDVLTQVAKEGHGVHVYTMKGEWLDCGNPGDWLRSNQVVVGAKER, from the coding sequence ATGGATAAGCAGATAAATACCGCTATTATCATGACTGCAGGATGGGGAACCCGCTGGCTCCCTCTAACCAAGGCAGTTGAAAAATACATGGTTCCTCTCGGTTCTCGCCCGGTTATCGACTGGAAGGTACAGGAATGTGTCGATGCAGGGATCACGCATATCATCTTTGTTGTTAACGAACAACATGCTCAGCTCAAACGATACTTCTCGCCACGCCCTGTTCTTGAGAACTATCTTGAACAGAAGGGCAAGAACAAATGGCTCGACGAAATACGCCAACCACAATATAAAGGCATTAAGTTTGACTATATTGTCCAACCATCAGTTGGAATTTACGGCACAGCCGTGCCCCTGAATATCGGATACGATCTCGTATCGGAAGGTGAGACTATAGCCGTATTTAACGCTGACGACACTACTTTCCGAACCGATGGCACCAATGAAGTTACCGACTTCTTCAAGTCGTGGCGGGAGAGCGAAGCATCAAATGCCATTATGGTTACCAAACTGGATATCGAAGATGCTCCCAAGTACGGTGTAGTTGCTCACACTGATGACGGAGACTTTATTGAGATCGTTGAGCAACCAACCGTTGAAGTTGCCAAGACCATTCAAAATCCGACCAAGAACATTAACGACTTCATCTTTGGACCTGAAGTTCGAAGGATCTGCAAAGAATATATCGAAACTAAGGAAGACGACGGTAAAGAGTACCGCATAACCGATGTTCTGACTCAGGTTGCTAAGGAAGGCCACGGCGTCCATGTCTACACCATGAAAGGGGAGTGGCTTGATTGTGGTAACCCAGGTGACTGGCTCCGCTCCAACCAAGTAGTCGTCGGTGCAAAAGAACGTTAA
- a CDS encoding family 1 glycosylhydrolase has protein sequence MSRSEPVLTFPKRFFWGAATSGHQVEGKNRDQWTIWELENAPTLAQQARYGLNTLPDWDEIEEQATNPRNYISGKGVDHYNRYEEDFDILAKLNMNAFRFSIEWSRIEPREGEWDPLAVEHYRLYIHALKRRNIEPFVTLWHWTMPEWFVQKGGFEKRANVKYFVRFATKILDELGEEFRYVTTINEPEVYSALGYSTGEWPPQKESKLLTLKVYLNLGYAHRKVYKAAKTINRKFIVGLSTNIAHNYAGDNAIVSKITARLVKWSTSRFFLNRVHRHLDFIGLNYYFSNRYYGYRVHNPNERISDLGWDMQPQDVEHVLVDLWYRYRKPIIITESGVADRKDQYRKWWIAETVGAMHRAMKQGVNLDGYIHWSLLDNFEWAYGFWPRFGLVAVDYKTGERTVRQSAILYGRLIKRVRKL, from the coding sequence ATGAGCCGATCAGAACCAGTACTTACATTCCCCAAACGTTTTTTCTGGGGAGCGGCCACTTCAGGACATCAAGTCGAGGGTAAAAACCGAGATCAATGGACGATCTGGGAGCTTGAAAACGCGCCAACGCTTGCACAGCAGGCCCGTTATGGGTTAAACACCTTACCTGATTGGGATGAGATAGAAGAGCAGGCCACCAATCCTCGTAACTATATATCGGGTAAAGGGGTCGACCATTACAACCGATACGAAGAGGACTTTGATATTCTTGCCAAGCTGAACATGAATGCTTTTCGCTTTAGTATCGAGTGGTCCCGAATTGAGCCGAGAGAAGGTGAATGGGACCCGCTTGCTGTCGAACACTACAGGTTGTACATACACGCTTTGAAACGACGTAACATCGAGCCGTTTGTTACCCTGTGGCATTGGACAATGCCGGAATGGTTTGTCCAAAAAGGGGGGTTTGAGAAGCGAGCGAATGTTAAGTATTTCGTGCGCTTCGCTACAAAGATACTGGACGAGCTGGGTGAAGAGTTTCGCTACGTGACGACAATCAATGAGCCTGAAGTCTACTCGGCGCTGGGCTATTCGACAGGTGAATGGCCGCCACAGAAAGAGAGTAAACTTCTTACCCTCAAAGTCTACCTAAATCTTGGCTATGCTCACCGTAAAGTTTATAAAGCCGCAAAGACAATCAACCGTAAATTCATTGTTGGTCTGTCGACCAATATTGCCCACAACTATGCTGGGGATAACGCGATCGTAAGTAAAATTACAGCCAGGCTTGTGAAGTGGAGCACGTCTCGTTTCTTTTTAAACCGAGTTCACCGCCACCTCGACTTTATCGGCCTCAACTACTACTTCTCAAACCGCTACTATGGATATCGTGTCCATAATCCAAACGAACGCATCAGTGACTTGGGCTGGGATATGCAGCCGCAAGATGTTGAGCATGTCCTTGTCGACCTCTGGTATCGCTACCGGAAGCCGATCATTATCACCGAGAGTGGAGTGGCAGATAGAAAAGACCAGTATCGTAAGTGGTGGATAGCCGAAACGGTTGGTGCTATGCATCGAGCTATGAAGCAGGGAGTTAACCTTGATGGTTATATCCACTGGAGCTTGCTTGATAACTTCGAATGGGCCTACGGCTTTTGGCCGCGGTTCGGATTAGTAGCCGTTGACTACAAGACTGGTGAGCGGACAGTACGACAGAGCGCCATTCTATACGGCAGGCTGATTAAGCGAGTGCGAAAGCTATAA
- a CDS encoding NUDIX domain-containing protein has product MPKHSAGVLLFRRVGGNVEVLLAHPGGPFWAKKDSGVWSIPKGEFSEDEDPKHAAQREFMEEIGHQVPAKELIDIGEIKMSSGKIVTAWAGEGDLDPNMLVSNTFSMEWPPRSGTQQEFPEVDRARWFTLVTAKNKILKAQVPFIENLATHLSVDINKPEKDDPSSQLSLL; this is encoded by the coding sequence GTGCCAAAACACAGTGCCGGAGTACTTTTATTTAGGCGTGTAGGTGGGAATGTTGAGGTATTACTTGCTCACCCAGGTGGTCCCTTCTGGGCGAAGAAGGATTCGGGTGTTTGGTCTATCCCAAAAGGTGAGTTTAGCGAAGACGAAGATCCGAAGCATGCCGCACAGCGTGAATTCATGGAAGAGATTGGCCATCAAGTCCCAGCTAAAGAGCTTATTGATATAGGCGAAATTAAGATGAGTAGCGGTAAGATCGTGACTGCATGGGCAGGCGAAGGCGATTTGGACCCGAACATGCTCGTGAGCAATACTTTTAGCATGGAGTGGCCACCTCGCTCTGGAACGCAGCAAGAGTTTCCGGAAGTTGACAGGGCCAGATGGTTCACTCTCGTTACAGCCAAGAATAAAATCCTCAAGGCTCAGGTACCGTTCATCGAAAATCTAGCCACTCATCTTTCAGTTGATATTAATAAACCAGAAAAGGATGACCCTTCTTCTCAGCTGAGCCTTCTGTAG
- a CDS encoding gluconeogenesis factor YvcK family protein, producing the protein MSTVVKGVKIVVIGGGTGSFVLLDSLKNYVQDLAALVNMADDGGSTGVLRDELGVLPPGDVRQCLVALSKSSLTMRNLFNYRFPTGSFAEGHSFGNLFLTAVEKMTDNFAEAVDLASQVLNITGQVIPITNEKVKLVMKLGDGRVVKGQSAVDETDFKGSVKPSMSLEPHAEINPAARKAILEAGMVVFAPGDLYGSLAPALVVKGVAEAVKESRAKKVYVSNLVTQAGQTDGFMVHDFADEIERFLGVGDVLDYVLYNTQKPSPERLHAYLREGESAVGSDKVAFGEARYKPVGAKLVSSATPHQNPSDKLRRSFIRHNGDRTARQLLRIYLNDD; encoded by the coding sequence ATGTCGACAGTGGTTAAGGGGGTCAAAATAGTTGTTATTGGAGGAGGGACTGGCAGCTTTGTATTACTCGACTCTCTGAAGAACTACGTTCAAGACTTGGCCGCGCTCGTTAATATGGCCGATGATGGCGGCTCAACCGGCGTTTTGCGTGACGAACTGGGGGTTTTACCGCCGGGAGATGTTCGACAGTGCCTAGTGGCTCTCTCAAAGTCATCGTTAACAATGCGTAATCTCTTTAACTATCGCTTTCCGACGGGAAGTTTCGCGGAAGGACATTCATTTGGCAACCTGTTTTTGACAGCAGTGGAGAAGATGACTGACAACTTTGCTGAAGCAGTCGATCTTGCTAGCCAGGTCTTAAATATTACAGGTCAGGTTATTCCGATTACTAACGAAAAAGTAAAACTTGTCATGAAGTTAGGCGATGGGAGAGTGGTTAAAGGGCAATCCGCGGTTGATGAAACTGACTTTAAAGGAAGCGTTAAACCTAGCATGTCACTTGAACCACATGCCGAGATAAACCCGGCTGCCAGGAAAGCAATACTAGAGGCTGGGATGGTCGTCTTCGCTCCAGGTGACCTCTATGGTTCGCTCGCACCTGCACTTGTCGTCAAAGGCGTGGCCGAAGCAGTCAAAGAGTCTCGTGCCAAGAAAGTCTATGTTTCTAACCTCGTGACACAAGCTGGTCAGACCGACGGCTTTATGGTGCACGATTTTGCCGACGAGATTGAGCGCTTTCTCGGTGTCGGAGACGTCCTCGACTATGTCTTATATAACACCCAAAAGCCAAGTCCCGAACGGCTACATGCCTATCTAAGGGAAGGTGAGTCGGCAGTTGGATCGGACAAAGTAGCTTTCGGCGAGGCGCGCTATAAGCCGGTCGGGGCCAAACTGGTCTCGTCTGCCACACCACACCAGAACCCAAGTGATAAGCTGAGGCGTTCCTTTATCCGACACAACGGTGACAGAACAGCGCGGCAGCTTCTGAGGATTTACTTAAATGATGACTAG